The window CAGGGAACAGCGCTATGTTCATGCGGGGGAGTTCAAACGAGAGTATTATGCCATCCCTTCGGGGTCTGAATAACCGGGTCCCGGGCGGAATATCGTCAGGGCCCTCAGGGCCGGCCAGGGGCATCTAATTAGGGAGGGTTCATGGCTTGGGAATGATGAATACTGCGCAAATGCTTGTAAATCGACCCATGGAGTACGCTACCCCTGGATCCATATTATTGGCAACACCCCTATATCAGGCATAGCCTACAACCTTTTACCCACTTAGGAGCGCTATAGACCAGCCAATAATTTCAGTCCATCTACAGAATTGATCACGAGCTTCTTTTTAGCATTCATCCTATCGAAGAGCGCTTTTTGTTTCCCAGAAATCTCAGCATTGTATTTCGCTTCAATCAGTATGGTATCGGATGTGATGAAATCAATTTCATTTCCATCTTCGTATAGGTAGAATACTTCCTTCTTATTTCTCAACTGAAGATAAATGTAGTTTTCAAAATAACTTCTAAGATCGCGATCACCTGTGAATAGGTATTTTATACCTAAATCACAAGCATATATTTTCTTTGATGAAAGGATTTTCTCATTAGTTTTTCCCCATCGGGGTAACAAATGAATCAGAAATGTTTCTTCAAAGTAATAGAGATATCGGCGTGACGTATCCGGTGAAATATGAAGGATATTGGCAATTTTATTGATGCTTAGTTGCTTTCCACCTCGTTCCATGAGCAAGGTAAAATAGTCTCTCATTATCTGATGGTTCTTGATTCCATGAAACGCCGTTATATCTTTCTGAATAATATCATCCACCAGATTCATCAGATATTCTCGATTCGGATTCAAGACGTTTTCGGGTAGTCCCCCATCACGGATATAGTCCTTAAAATATTCCTCCTCTAAAGCCGAGTCTCTTTTCTTGAGATTGATATCTTTGAATACCATGTATTCTGGAAAATCCAACGGTTTTACTTCGATGGTGATTGATCTGCCCGTCAAAAAAGCCTTTTTATCTTTGAGCAATGAACTTGACGAGGAAGTAGCAACGATTTTGATGCTATACTTATCGTACAAGGTTTTTAGTTGATGGAAATAATCTTTCTGATAGGTAATTTCATCAAAAAATACGTATAGTTTGTGATCAAAGGTGAGGCGATGAATCTTTTTATATTCTTCGATGATCTCAAGAAGGTTCTTGTTTTTAAGAAGGTAGTCATCCACGCTGACATATAATATGAATTTACTTTCGATACCAGCATCGATAAGTTTTTTAATAAGGATTTTCATCAGGGTTGTTTTGCCGACACGACGTAGTCCGGTCAGGAATAGTACATTGTCATTTCCGAGGTTCTCCGTTAGGAGATTTATATACTTCTCCCGGGGAAATATATCTTTAAGGGCAAAGTCCTCTTCCCACCAGGGGTTATATTGGTAGAGAATATCTTTCATATGGATTCTATTATACGATACAATCGTACAGAAATATAGTACTTCATACGATGGACTGGAAAAACTCGTTATACAGAGGAGGGCGCCATGGCCCCAAAAGATACAGAGAAGACAGGATTTACCGCCGAGGAGCGGAAGGCAATGATGGCACGGTCCCGGGAGCTGGCCCGGGAGAAGAAGGCGGCCAAAAAACGCGAGGCGGGGGAGCAGGCCTTACTGGAGGCCATCGCCGAGATGACCGATGCCGATAAGGCCCTGGCCGAGCGAATCCACCAGCTGGTGACCGAGGCCGCGCCCGACCTGTGGCCCAAGACCTGGTACGGTATGCCCGCCTACGCCCAGGACGGGACGGTCATCTGCTTCTTCCAGGCTGCGGGGAAGTTCAATTCCCGCTACGCCACCTTCGGCTTTAACGATGCAGCACGGATCGATGACGGGGTCATGTGGCCCACCAGCTTTGCGGTAACCGAGCTAACTCCCCAGGGGGAAGAGCTTATTACCAAGCTTGTACGGAAAGCAGCGGGGTCGACTTTCAGCTAATGGAACAGTTCTTTTTGCCTATAGTTTCAAAATGTTTCAGCTGCTGAAATGAAATGTTTGCCCAGCTGAAACATTTTGTACCATTACTTAAAACATTTTGTTCAAAGCAACGAAATGTCAGGAATCCATATCAACGCCTGTACAGCCTGGTTTTGTATGTAGTGCGCAAAAGCTTGTAAACAACACCAGATATAGCGGTGGACCCCGGGGTCCGGTCCTAGGGGTAGTGCCGCCCCAGGGTAAAGTTACAACCTTTTGCGCACAACATAATACTCAGCCTTTCCGAGTAACTTTCGTTTCTTGCTCAAACTAAATAAAAGGAATACACTTTAAACCATGATTTCTCTCGCACCAGAAATACAGAAGGATATTGAAAAAGCAACAGCGATCCTGAAAGATGCGGGATGTCGGGAAATCTACGTGTTTGGTTCACTTATTGAAGGGACTTTCTCTGAAAAATCAGATATAGATTTTGCCGTTATCGGCCTTCCAAAAGAAAATTTCTTTTCTGCTTACGGACAGTTGCTTGAGCAGCTAAGCCGCAGTGTCGACCTAATCGGCCTGGATTATGATAATGACTTCAGTAAGAGAATAAAGCAAACTCGGAAGTTAGAACGTGTCGCATAGACTCCAAGATGATATCGAATTTGAATTTTCTCAAATAGTAAAAGAAGCTGATTTAGGATGTATTCTTATACCACTGTTCAAAGAGAATAGAATCGACGAGTTACAATTGCGTGCTGCGGCGTCACTTATCCATTCGATATACAATGGAATGGAGAAAATACTCATACTACAGTTAAAAAATAAAGAGATACAAATTCCAACCAGTGCAAAATGGCATGCAGAATTATTAATGAGCGCTCATGAAAAGAGATTGATTTCTGCTGAAACATATGCAGTGTTGAGGAAGTATATGAGCTTCAGGCACTTTTATCGTCATGCTTATGGATTCATGTTGGATCAAGAGCTGCTCTATCCTCTCGTGAGAGATTCAAAAACCATACCAGATATAGCGGTGGACGCCGGGGTCGGGTCCTAGGGGTAGTGCCGCCCCAGGGCAAAGTTACAACCTTTTGTGCACTACCCTAGGACAACGGCCGGGGTACGATGCGCCCTTCGGACTTATCCAGGGCAAAGCGGGTGCGGGTCATCGGGCGGTTCACCAGGTAGGATACGTGGGAAATCTCGATGTAGACCCCGGGAAAGACGGTACCGTACACATCCACCGAGGCGGTATCGTTTTTGTCCAGGGTCACTACCAGGGATGAGGCCTGGTCGTTCAGGGTGGAAATGGCTTGTTGGATCTTCGTCCGGGTGGCTAAGAGCTGCTCCAGGGTGTCGGGGTCAGGCATCCGGGAGATCTGCTCCTGGATCTTCCGCAGGGTGTAGGCAAGCTGGAGGCTCTTATCCTTGATCCATTGGAGTCTGTTTTTAGCCATAAAGTCTATGCCGCAGTAGATCTCCGTTTTCGGGGCCATGGAGCTGCCGATCTGGTAGGCGGTGATCCCGTTTTGGGCGGAGATGGTACCCCCGATAACCAAGCCCCGGGGCATGCAGGTTATGCGTCCGTTGCAGTACAGGGATGAGTGCAAGATACCTGAGCTGACCGTCATATCTCCGGCGGATTCGATGTAGCAGTTCTCGATAAACCGCGCTACTAGGCGGCCTCCAGCCTTTACCACCCCCTTCTTGCGACCGATGATTCCCTTGTTGACCATCAGATCCCCGGCGCATTCCACCAGGGTGGCGTCTAGGGTGCCTTGGACGTACACGGATTTTTGGGATTTGACCGTGAAGTTGTCCCGGACGTCCCCGGTTATGTAGACGTCTCCGGGAAAGTCGATGTTTCCGGTTTTATAGCTGACCCCGGTTTTGACCTGGAGCACCTGGTTTACCCGGAACCCTCCGGGGTACAGCTCCAGCCTGCCGTCGCAGCCGGCCAGAATAACGTCGTTAGCGTATTCGGTGTTCTCCCCGGGCCTCAGGGTCGGGCGGGACTCTTTGGCAAAGGGAAGTACGGTGCCATAGATGTCCGTGCCGGGTTTTCCGGGTTTTTCGGGGATGATCCGGGCCAACTGCTGATTCTTTTTGACCAGGATAAAGGAGCTCACCTCCCGGTAGTCGATCTGACTCTCCGAATCGGCCCGGGGTTTGGGATCCTCCAGGAAGCGCTCCTCTAATACGATGTGTTCGGGAATGTGGGGCTCGGGGGCTATGCCCTTGGCTACGACTACGCCGGTCAGGGGTACCTTTTCCTGGTTGCATTTGTCGATGAGTTTTTCGAGAACATCCCAATCCACCCCGAAGGATATCCCCAGGTTTTCCAGAGCTGCGGCCAGGTGTTTTTTGGTGAGGGGGCGCATGCCGATGCTGGGGGGGTAGAGGTCGGCGAAGGCTGCCAGGCCGGCAGGATCGGCGGATACCTCCACATGGCCGTCCATGGGCATTTCCGCAGGCATATCGTTTTGGTCGTAGTAGCGGGAGAGCATCTGTTTTCCGGCTACCTCGGGAAGGTTGGCTATCTCGTCCTGGAGGGTGCGGTGGTAGGTTTCGAAGTCTTCTATATGCTGTCTGGCAGACTGGATGAGCTTATCCAGGTTATCTTTGCGATGGTCTTGCATGAATCATGGCTCCTAACGGGGCGTCAATGGGCGTTCCCGGGGCAATTAATCCCCTAATAGATCCAGGATTTTCCCCACATCAAAGGGCTTTTTTATGACCCCTACCGCACCGTAGTCCAGGGCCTGGCGGATCAGGGGATCGCTGGGGTAGCCGGTAATAATGAGGATGGTGGTTTCTGGTTGGTTCTGGCGGATCTGACGGGTTACCTCGGCGCCGTCCATGTCGGGCATGCGCAGATCCACCAAAACCAGGTCGAAGAACTCCGCGCTGGCGGTATCGGCGCCCTCCCGGGCATCGGCGCAGGTATTCACCTCAAAGCCGAAGTCGGCCAGGATGGTGGTAAAGGCTTCTAGGATGGGGAGTTCGTCATCAATCATGAGAATGCGTTTGCTCACAGGGCTACTCCTCCTTAGGTTTGTAGTGCGCAAAAGGTTGTTCTGCCACCGAGCCTAGGGCGTACGGGGTTGTACCGTCCTCCACCGAACCTACCGGGGAGCGCCTGGCCCTCAGATGCAGAGACTGAGCTCCGCCAAGACCGACCGGATCTTCTCCATGGTGGGCGGCTTGGATACTACCATAGTAATATACTCCGGGAGATTCTTGCTATCCAAAAATACGCCCCATCCGGTAAGCAGCAGCACCGGCGTCTTCGGGGCCAGGCTGACCACCTCCTTGGCAACCTGAAGTCCGTCCATATCCGGCATGCCCAGATCGGTAATCACCAGGTCAAAGGCCTCGGGGCCCCGGCTCTTTTGGGAAAAAATCTCCAGGGCCTCAGCGCCGGTTTTGGCATCGGTTACCCGGTGGCCGGATTAAGCAACCTTTTTTCTGTAAATTTCTTTAAAAGCAGGGCGATCATTAGACTCGGGTAAGTACCGTTTTTCATTCTGCCATTGATCGTTCTGTTCGATCAGCATGGCCGCCGCAAGGCGAAGCAAACTATCGGCATTAGGGAATACGCCTACGACCTTTGTTCGCCTTTTTATTTCTTTCATTTGACGTTCAGCCAAATTTGAGGTTCGTAACTTCCTCCTGTGGTTTTCCGGGATATGAAATACGCTTAATCCCTCCCGGAGATTTTCATCAGCCCACTGGGCAAGACGGGGCTGGGTCTTCTCATACTTTTCTACCAGGCTCTGCAAGTACCTTTCGGCGTTCTGTTCATCTGGGGCATTGAAAACCTTGCGGATTTCCGCCGCTACCGCCGGGACATCGTCTTTCCTTGTCACGTAACCACGAGCATTTTGCTGCAAGTGAAATTGACACCGTTGCCACAAGATTCCAGGAAACACAGCATCGATAGCTGCTCGAAGACCCGCATGGTCATCACTGGTAATCATGGTCAGACCATGGAGCCCTCTACGAACCAGGCCTTCTAGAAACGATCGCCAATTTACCTCCGCTTCGCTATTGGCTACTTCTGTGCCCAAAATCTGACGTTTGCCTTCATAATCGACGCCTATGGCCATCAGTAGGGACTGTTTGACCACTTTCGAGCCTACACGCACTGATTCATATGTAGCGTCGAGCACGAGATACTGTATTTGTCCTACCGGCGAGGATCGCCAGGAT of the Spirochaeta lutea genome contains:
- a CDS encoding ATP-binding protein; its protein translation is MKDILYQYNPWWEEDFALKDIFPREKYINLLTENLGNDNVLFLTGLRRVGKTTLMKILIKKLIDAGIESKFILYVSVDDYLLKNKNLLEIIEEYKKIHRLTFDHKLYVFFDEITYQKDYFHQLKTLYDKYSIKIVATSSSSSLLKDKKAFLTGRSITIEVKPLDFPEYMVFKDINLKKRDSALEEEYFKDYIRDGGLPENVLNPNREYLMNLVDDIIQKDITAFHGIKNHQIMRDYFTLLMERGGKQLSINKIANILHISPDTSRRYLYYFEETFLIHLLPRWGKTNEKILSSKKIYACDLGIKYLFTGDRDLRSYFENYIYLQLRNKKEVFYLYEDGNEIDFITSDTILIEAKYNAEISGKQKALFDRMNAKKKLVINSVDGLKLLAGL
- a CDS encoding iron chaperone, translating into MAPKDTEKTGFTAEERKAMMARSRELAREKKAAKKREAGEQALLEAIAEMTDADKALAERIHQLVTEAAPDLWPKTWYGMPAYAQDGTVICFFQAAGKFNSRYATFGFNDAARIDDGVMWPTSFAVTELTPQGEELITKLVRKAAGSTFS
- a CDS encoding nucleotidyltransferase family protein — encoded protein: MISLAPEIQKDIEKATAILKDAGCREIYVFGSLIEGTFSEKSDIDFAVIGLPKENFFSAYGQLLEQLSRSVDLIGLDYDNDFSKRIKQTRKLERVA
- a CDS encoding ribonuclease toxin HepT-like protein; this translates as MSHRLQDDIEFEFSQIVKEADLGCILIPLFKENRIDELQLRAAASLIHSIYNGMEKILILQLKNKEIQIPTSAKWHAELLMSAHEKRLISAETYAVLRKYMSFRHFYRHAYGFMLDQELLYPLVRDSKTIPDIAVDAGVGS
- a CDS encoding DUF342 domain-containing protein gives rise to the protein MQDHRKDNLDKLIQSARQHIEDFETYHRTLQDEIANLPEVAGKQMLSRYYDQNDMPAEMPMDGHVEVSADPAGLAAFADLYPPSIGMRPLTKKHLAAALENLGISFGVDWDVLEKLIDKCNQEKVPLTGVVVAKGIAPEPHIPEHIVLEERFLEDPKPRADSESQIDYREVSSFILVKKNQQLARIIPEKPGKPGTDIYGTVLPFAKESRPTLRPGENTEYANDVILAGCDGRLELYPGGFRVNQVLQVKTGVSYKTGNIDFPGDVYITGDVRDNFTVKSQKSVYVQGTLDATLVECAGDLMVNKGIIGRKKGVVKAGGRLVARFIENCYIESAGDMTVSSGILHSSLYCNGRITCMPRGLVIGGTISAQNGITAYQIGSSMAPKTEIYCGIDFMAKNRLQWIKDKSLQLAYTLRKIQEQISRMPDPDTLEQLLATRTKIQQAISTLNDQASSLVVTLDKNDTASVDVYGTVFPGVYIEISHVSYLVNRPMTRTRFALDKSEGRIVPRPLS
- a CDS encoding response regulator codes for the protein MSKRILMIDDELPILEAFTTILADFGFEVNTCADAREGADTASAEFFDLVLVDLRMPDMDGAEVTRQIRQNQPETTILIITGYPSDPLIRQALDYGAVGVIKKPFDVGKILDLLGD
- a CDS encoding IS256 family transposase; the protein is MAYQSEYTLLEQVIQMLATKEDSKFSKVIEKVVNEAMKLERAKTLQAEPYERTEDRMGYANGFKNKTLALATGKVLLKIPQVRGLEFYPSCIEKGIRSERALKLAIAEMYVKGVSTRRVSDIVEILCGTEVSSSQVSRLAKELDEEATSWRSSPVGQIQYLVLDATYESVRVGSKVVKQSLLMAIGVDYEGKRQILGTEVANSEAEVNWRSFLEGLVRRGLHGLTMITSDDHAGLRAAIDAVFPGILWQRCQFHLQQNARGYVTRKDDVPAVAAEIRKVFNAPDEQNAERYLQSLVEKYEKTQPRLAQWADENLREGLSVFHIPENHRRKLRTSNLAERQMKEIKRRTKVVGVFPNADSLLRLAAAMLIEQNDQWQNEKRYLPESNDRPAFKEIYRKKVA